In Fluviicola sp., the sequence CACGAATACCCGCTTCAGTTCCTCGTTCGAATAGATCTTTTGGGCAGTAAATTTGAGCACAACGGCGCTTTGCTTTTCGGAAAGTCCCAATGCCATCCAATCCTCCAGGGTATAGTCATTCGGGTTGAATTTCGCCAAAGGCCGCGAAAAATGTTTTTTCTTCCAGCTTTTCCGGTAGCCGGCATTCGTTTCCCGGCTCAGTTTCTCCGTTACCTGCTTTTCGGTGTTTGACCATTGTTCGATGCTGATTTCCGGTTTTGGCCTGAAATACTGGATCAGGTCCGGGGCCACAAAAATGGTAAGCAGCAGTAGCGTGAAAATGATAATTCCGCGTTTAGTAGATTTTGAATAGTGGGTCATTTTTTTGTTTTTAGCGGTAGTGGATTAAATCTTGCTGAAGGAGCGGTATGGTTTCCCGGATATCCATAGGGTGGTAATCCAGTAATTTTCGGGCTTTTGAAAGGTCAAACCCGGTTCTCGGGGGCCTCTTCGCAGCCTGGTTCAAAGTATCGGAGGAAATGGTTTCGATATTCAGGTTTTCCAGTTCCAGAGCCTTGCCTACTTCTTCCACAATCTCGTTAATTGCCCTGGTTTCCGGTCCTGAAAGATGGAATATTCCGCGCTGATTGCGTCTCACAATCTCCACGCAGCCATAAGCCAGATCATCTGCCCAGGTTGGGGCACGGAACTGATCGTTGACCAGTTTCATCACTTCTCCCTTCGGAAGCGCTTCCAAAGCCCATAAAATCATATTGGAGCGCGACAATCCGTAGCCGGTTCCGTAAACAATAATTGTTCGGACAATCGACCAGTTGTCAGATTTATCCGGGTCTTCCAGCAGCAAATGCTCGGCATCTGCTTTTGATTGTGCATAAATACTCAACGGATTTACGGCATCTTCTTCTTTATACGGACCATTTTTTCCGTCGAATACAAAATCGGTGGACAATAGTTGGAAATGTGCCTGCACATTTTTTGCTGCATCAAAGAGCACCTTGGTGGAAACCACGTTCACCTGGTGGCATTCTTCGGGGTGCAATTCGCAATAATCAACATTGGTTAAAGCCGCAGTGTGAATGATTGCCGTAGGTTTCTGATCGATTACCAATTGGTTTACGGCATCGGTTTGAAGCAGATCAATATTGAAATAACTGCTTTCCGGGCATTCCGGGT encodes:
- a CDS encoding SDR family oxidoreductase yields the protein MKLLITGSNGLLGQKIVKRCVKHGIPFVATSKGPNRNPECPESSYFNIDLLQTDAVNQLVIDQKPTAIIHTAALTNVDYCELHPEECHQVNVVSTKVLFDAAKNVQAHFQLLSTDFVFDGKNGPYKEEDAVNPLSIYAQSKADAEHLLLEDPDKSDNWSIVRTIIVYGTGYGLSRSNMILWALEALPKGEVMKLVNDQFRAPTWADDLAYGCVEIVRRNQRGIFHLSGPETRAINEIVEEVGKALELENLNIETISSDTLNQAAKRPPRTGFDLSKARKLLDYHPMDIRETIPLLQQDLIHYR